One region of Carya illinoinensis cultivar Pawnee chromosome 8, C.illinoinensisPawnee_v1, whole genome shotgun sequence genomic DNA includes:
- the LOC122318146 gene encoding transcription factor bHLH93-like, with product MELNEQCFLEELLALRGDTSKIIPAQMNQVFSNGCTFDYFEQSRAIFLPEYSCREGFSPQLEQNLDTSYMNFNQVYCPFGNEFSAPQLTDSSLNTPPFPVQEDYDPFAIMEEKELAILGNEIHNLELQASCKAEPIQSPEAQVFSMGERLPGKNRAKKLQGQPSKNLMAERRRRKRLNDRLSMLRSIVPKISRMDRTSILGDTIDYMKELLGKINHLQLETEANSNSTEISKNVRPNEVLVRNSPKFDVERRDADTRIDICCAGKPGLLLLTLSNLEALGLEIEECVISCFNDFTMQASCSEDMDQRALQSSEDIKQALFRNSGYGGRCL from the exons ATGGAGCTGAATGAACAATGTTTCCTAGAGGAATTACTAGCTCTAAGAGGAGACACTTCGAAGATCATCCCAGCACAGATGAATCAGGTCTTCTCTAATGGTTGCACTTTTGATTACTTTGAGCAAAGCCGAGCCATTTTTCTTCCAGAGTACTCCTGCCGTGAAGGATTCTCTCCGCAGCTTGAACAAAACTTGGATACCTCCTACATGAATTTCAATCAAGTCTATTGTCCATTTGGCAATGAATTCTCAGCTCCACAGCTTACTGATTCATCACTTAACACACCGCCTTTTCCTGTTCAAGAAGACTATGATCCATTTGCCATAATGGAAGAAAAAGAGCTGGCTATACTTGGGAATGAAATTCACAATTTGGAGCTGCAAGCTTCTTGCAAAGCCGAGCCAATCCAGTCCCCAGAAGCTCAAGTTTTCAGCATGGGTGAGCGTCTCCCAGGAAAGAATCGAGCTAAGAAGCTGCAGGGCCAGCCATCAAAGAATCTAATGGccgagagaagaagaagaaagcggTTAAATGACCGCCTTTCAATGCTAAGATCCATTGTTCCTAAGATAAGCAGG ATGGACAGGACGTCTATACTTGGTGACACTATAGATTACATGAAAGAACTCCTAGGGAAAATCAATCATTTGCAACTAGAAACTGAAGCTAATTCAAACAGTACAGAAATTTCCAAGAATGTAAGACCAAATGAAGTCTTGGTGAGAAATTCACCAAAG TTTGATGTGGAAAGAAGGGATGCGGATACCAGGATTGACATCTGCTGTGCAGGGAAGCCAGGGTTGCTGCTACTGACACTCAGTAACTTAGAAGCATTAGGCCTTGAGATTGAAGAATGTGTAATTAGCTGTTTCAATGACTTCACAATGCAAGCTTCTTGCTCAGAG GATATGGACCAGAGAGCCCTACAAAGTTCTGAAGACATAAAGCAAGCATTGTTCAGAAACTCAGGATACGGAGGAAGATGTCTTTAA
- the LOC122318481 gene encoding protein odr-4 homolog has translation MVKAVVGEETQLKSIEDRLSQSRFPVQAGLVIGKISSPLERGFVFDLVPTPPNDAGEPACSLLETVKDEKKKGSKPKSQAADSPSLVIDDDWVAEHARQVARMLVGGMKVVGIYIWVTNDVFKNSTIMLSQSIKGVAEATPLLQTDREERLLIHISYSPIRWTCRSCTWTSNTTSSSLQPCDFKMGRVLTSLQTFKCTYNFNLRLLVCHESASNLQTLSDILRQGISHHAKELKDAKAVIDGNLVLNDEPCTLDGVHEVELLLPFMKDTYTEACSRKDALGVLVFSGSVHAFAYLNSKEAISQAVSDIKGDIITSLQSRLDIICDDAYGDVWPKNDISPEASDGTSTDKPVSQLVLHLLRKECSLPFPRRVFVPWLAGTYICDYLQPSETLEVLKDHCVELLSMEAPADASTILEPEIEAPSLVTKSFWDVANPFHSVSSLPLEKSGGHAREENRKESTKSDNVNVRAAIFFLLLSILVGFVLYVVRRSR, from the exons ATGGTGAAAGCTGTGGTTGGAGAAGAAACCCAGCTCAAATCGATCGAGGATCGTCTCAGCCAATCCCGTTTCCCCGTTCAG GCGGGGCTGGTAATAGGCAAGATCAGCTCGCCTTTAGAACGAGGTTTCGTATTCGATTTGGTTCCAACCCCACCGAACGACGCCGGAGAGCCCGCGTGTTCCTTGCTCGAGACCGTCAAGGACGAGAAGAAAAAGGGATCCAAACCCAAGTCCCAGGCCGCCGATTCTCCCTCTTTGGTCATTGATGACGATTGGGTCGCCGAACATGCTCGTCAG GTGGCTAGAATGCTAGTAGGTGGAATGAAGGTGGTTGGCATCTATATATGGGTCACCAACGATGTTTTTAAGAATTCAACCATAATGCTTTCTcag AGTATAAAGGGAGTTGCAGAAGCAACACCCCTACTGCAGACAGATCGGGAGGAAAGACTGCTCATTCATATTTCTTACAGTCCAATTAG GTGGACGTGTCGAAGTTGCACATGGACATCAAATACCACATCAAGCAGCCTACAACCCTGTGATTTCAAAATGGGAAGGGTCTTAACTTCCCTACAGACTTTCAAGTGCACCTATAATTTTAACCTGAG ATTGCTTGTATGTCATGAAAGTGCATCAAATTTACAAACATTGAGTGATATTCTTCGTCAAGGAATTTCTCATCATGCTAAAGAGCTAAAAGATGCCAAGGCAGTGATTGATGGTAATTTG GTCCTTAATGATGAaccttgcacattagatggagTACATGAAGTTGAATTGCTTTTACCATTCATGAAAGATACATACACAGAAG CATGCAGCAGAAAAGATGCTCTGGGTGTTCTTGTCTTCAGTGGATCTGTGCATGCTTTTGCATACTTGAACTCAAAAGAAGCAATTTCACAAGCTGTCTCTGATATAAAG GGGGACATCATCACGAGTCTACAAAGTCGATTAGACATTATTTGTGATGATGCATATGGAGATGTATGGCCAAAAAATGATATTAGCCCAGAAGCAAGTGATGGGACATCAACTGATAAACCTGTTTCCCAGCTTGTCCTGCATTTATTAAG AAAAGAATGCAGTCTTCCATTTCCTCGAAGGGTATTTGTTCCTTGGTTGGCAGGCACCTACATATGTGACTACCTACAGCCATCTGAGACTCTTGAG GTTCTAAAAGATCATTGTGTCGAGTTGCTGTCCATGGAAGCACCAGCCGATGCCTCAACGATTTTGGAACCTGAAATAGAAGCCCCATCTCTGGTCACCAAGTCCTTCTGGGATGTGGCAAACCCATTTCATTCAGTATCTAGCCTTCCCTTGGAGAAAAGTGGAGGTCACGCTAGAgaggaaaatagaaaagaatCTACAAAGTCGGATAATGTCAACGTCAGGGCTGCTATTTTCTTCCTTCTCCTCTCTATCTTGGTGGGATTTGTGCTGTATGTTGTTAGGAGATCAAGATGA
- the LOC122318480 gene encoding probable beta-D-xylosidase 6 isoform X1 has product MLQIWQWKWKAIIFTLLLLKLLTIFYPISIFPITSTTLPQSSNPKFSCAPPHHSYPFCNTSLPIEIRVQSLVALLTLQEKVQLLSNNASAIPRLGLAAYEWWSESLHGIASKGPGVSFSGPVRAATAFPQVLLSAASFNRSLWFLVGRAAGVEGRAMHNEGQSGLTFWAPNINIFRDPRWGRGQETPGEDPMVASAYAVEYVKGLQGEDLGGVDGGFMASACCKHYTAYDLENWGNFSSFSFNAMVSKQDMADTYQPPFQSCIEEGRATCLMCSYNEVNGMPSCAHHDLLQRARKEWGFKGYITSDCDAVAVIYEDHKYVKSPEDAVANVIKAGMDINCGTYLSQYTQLALGQGKIQEEDINRAVSNLFSVQLLLGLFNGDPAKGNYGNLGREDVCTLEHRNLALDAARQGIVLLKNENNLLPLNRMAVTSLAIIGPSANSSSQLGGDYTGVPCNPTSIFEGLQHYIKTNYASGCGDTRCDSSKGFAEAVRISREADAVVVVAGLDLSQEDEGRDRASLLLPGRQMDLISAVSTASEKPIILILLGGGPIDISFAKVNPRIGSILWIGYPGEAGGQAVADTIFGEFNPGGRLSITWYPESFISVPMNDMSLRPDPSRGYPGRTYRFYTGEVVYEFGYGLSYSNYSYKFILVPDKVVLSTDTNKASPSKRLTSQTLDGIEYMPVDEITSCNHVKFEVPIAVFNHGDMDGSHVIILFGRASAPIRGAPHKTLIGFTRVHTKSSSAVQVSMGIDPCKHFSIVNEHGLKILPLGTYLLMLEGLEHSISIEL; this is encoded by the exons ATGCTCCAAATATGGCAATGGAAGTGGAAAGCCATCATTTTTACACTCCTACTCCTCAAGCTCCTCACTATCTTTTACCCAATCTCTATCTTCCCAATAACATCCACGACCCTCCCACAATCCTCAAATCCCAAGTTTTCCTGTGCCCCACCGCACCACTCTTACCCCTTCTGCAACACCTCCCTCCCCATCGAAATCAGAGTTCAATCCCTCGTAGCCCTCTTGACTCTACAAGAAAAGGTCCAACTCCTATCCAATAACGCCTCTGCCATACCCAGGCTCGGCCTAGCTGCTTATGAGTGGTGGTCTGAGTCCCTCCATGGCATAGCTTCAAAGGGCCCTGGTGTCTCTTTCAGTGGCCCAGTTAGAGCCGCGACAGCTTTCCCTCAGGTTTTGCTTTCAGCTGCTTCTTTTAATAGAAGTTTGTGGTTTTTGGTTGGGCGGGCTGCTGGGGTTGAAGGGAGGGCCATGCACAATGAGGGTCAGTCTGGGTTGACTTTTTGGGCACCGAACATTAATATATTCAGGGACCCCAGATGGGGAAGAGGGCAAGAGACGCCGGGCGAGGATCCGATGGTGGCGAGTGCTTATGCCGTTGAATATGTGAAGGGATTGCAGGGGGAGGATCTGGGTGGTGTGGATGGTGGGTTCATGGCATCTGCTTGTTGCAAGCATTATACTGCTTATGATTTGGAGAATTGGGGGAATTTCAGTAGTTTTAGCTTCAATGCCATG GTCTCTAAGCAGGATATGGCGGATACATATCAGCCACCATTTCAGAGCTGCATTGAAGAAGGCAGAGCCACTTGTTTGATGTGTTCATATAATGAAGTCAATGGAATGCCTTCGTGTGCACATCATGATCTCCTGCAGAGAGCTCGAAAGGAATGGGGCTTCAAAGG ATACATCACCTCAGACTGTGATGCTGTTGCTGTAATTTATGAAGATCATAAATATGTGAAATCTCCTGAAGATGCAGTTGCTAATGTCATTAAAGCAG GAATGGATATAAATTGTGGCACGTATTTGTCACAATATACCCAGTTGGCACTTGGGCAAGGGAAGATTCAGGAGGAGGACATAAACCGAGCTGTTTCAAATTTGTTTTCAGTTCAACTTCTTCTTGGCCTTTTCAATGGAGACCCTGCTAAGGGTAACTATGGGAATTTGGGAAGAGAAGATGTATGTACTCTGGAACACCGGAACTTGGCACTAGATGCTGCAAGGCAGGGAATTGTGCTTTTAAAGAATGAGAATAATTTATTGCCATTAAATCGAATGGCTGTCACCTCCTTGGCCATTATTGGGCCTTCAGCAAATAGTTCCAGCCAATTGGGTGGTGACTACACAG GTGTGCCGTGTAATCCAACAAGCATTTTCGAGGGACTACAACACTACATCAAAACTAATTATGCTAGTGGTTGCGGTGACACGCGATGCGATTCCAGTAAGGGGTTTGCAGAAGCTGTTCGAATTTCCAGAGAAGCTGATGCAGTAGTTGTGGTTGCTGGGCTTGATCTGTCCCAAGAAGATGAAGGGCGTGACAGGGCGAGCCTTCTCCTTCCTGGTAGACAGATGGATCTCATCTCTGCAGTTTCTACTGCAAGTGAAAAGCCTATCATTTTGATTCTACTTGGTGGTGGACCAATTGATATATCATTTGCCAAAGTAAACCCACGAATTGGAAGCATTCTCTGGATAGGATACCCCGGTGAGGCTGGTGGGCAAGCGGTTGCAGATACCATCTTTGGAGAGTTCAATCCAG GTGGACGTCTTTCAATCACTTGGTATCCTGAATCATTTATCAGCGTGCCAATGAATGACATGAGCTTGCGACCTGACCCTTCACGAGGCTATCCAGGACGAACTTATCGGTTCTATACTGGAGAAGTGGTATATGAATTTGGATATGGATTGAGTTATTCCAATTACAGCTATAAATTCATATTGGTGCCGGACAAAGTAGTTTTATCGACTGATACCAACAAGGCCAGTCCTAGTAAAAGATTGACCAGCCAGACATTAGATGGGATCGAATATATGCCAGTTGATGAGATAACATCCTGCAATCATGTAAAATTTGAAGTGCCGATTGCAGTCTTCAACCATGGGGATATGGATGGCAGCCACGTGATAATCTTATTTGGTCGAGCATCCGCTCCAATTAGGGGAGCCCCACACAAAACTTTAATTGGATTTACCCGCGTGCACACAAAATCTTCGAGTGCTGTCCAAGTGAGCATGGGAATTGACCCATGCAAGCATTTTAGTATTGTAAATGAACATGGACTAAAGATATTACCTTTGGGAACTTACCTTCTTATGTTGGAAGGGTTGGAGCATTCGATATCTATTGAACTGTAA
- the LOC122318480 gene encoding probable beta-D-xylosidase 6 isoform X2, whose amino-acid sequence MSPGLLLEKLKNLCEFPLPAQNRGFFVSKQDMADTYQPPFQSCIEEGRATCLMCSYNEVNGMPSCAHHDLLQRARKEWGFKGYITSDCDAVAVIYEDHKYVKSPEDAVANVIKAGMDINCGTYLSQYTQLALGQGKIQEEDINRAVSNLFSVQLLLGLFNGDPAKGNYGNLGREDVCTLEHRNLALDAARQGIVLLKNENNLLPLNRMAVTSLAIIGPSANSSSQLGGDYTGVPCNPTSIFEGLQHYIKTNYASGCGDTRCDSSKGFAEAVRISREADAVVVVAGLDLSQEDEGRDRASLLLPGRQMDLISAVSTASEKPIILILLGGGPIDISFAKVNPRIGSILWIGYPGEAGGQAVADTIFGEFNPGGRLSITWYPESFISVPMNDMSLRPDPSRGYPGRTYRFYTGEVVYEFGYGLSYSNYSYKFILVPDKVVLSTDTNKASPSKRLTSQTLDGIEYMPVDEITSCNHVKFEVPIAVFNHGDMDGSHVIILFGRASAPIRGAPHKTLIGFTRVHTKSSSAVQVSMGIDPCKHFSIVNEHGLKILPLGTYLLMLEGLEHSISIEL is encoded by the exons ATGTCACCTGGATTGCTGTTGGAAAAACTCAAAAACCTATGCGAGTTTCCGCTTCCAGCACAAAATCGTGGGTTCTTT GTCTCTAAGCAGGATATGGCGGATACATATCAGCCACCATTTCAGAGCTGCATTGAAGAAGGCAGAGCCACTTGTTTGATGTGTTCATATAATGAAGTCAATGGAATGCCTTCGTGTGCACATCATGATCTCCTGCAGAGAGCTCGAAAGGAATGGGGCTTCAAAGG ATACATCACCTCAGACTGTGATGCTGTTGCTGTAATTTATGAAGATCATAAATATGTGAAATCTCCTGAAGATGCAGTTGCTAATGTCATTAAAGCAG GAATGGATATAAATTGTGGCACGTATTTGTCACAATATACCCAGTTGGCACTTGGGCAAGGGAAGATTCAGGAGGAGGACATAAACCGAGCTGTTTCAAATTTGTTTTCAGTTCAACTTCTTCTTGGCCTTTTCAATGGAGACCCTGCTAAGGGTAACTATGGGAATTTGGGAAGAGAAGATGTATGTACTCTGGAACACCGGAACTTGGCACTAGATGCTGCAAGGCAGGGAATTGTGCTTTTAAAGAATGAGAATAATTTATTGCCATTAAATCGAATGGCTGTCACCTCCTTGGCCATTATTGGGCCTTCAGCAAATAGTTCCAGCCAATTGGGTGGTGACTACACAG GTGTGCCGTGTAATCCAACAAGCATTTTCGAGGGACTACAACACTACATCAAAACTAATTATGCTAGTGGTTGCGGTGACACGCGATGCGATTCCAGTAAGGGGTTTGCAGAAGCTGTTCGAATTTCCAGAGAAGCTGATGCAGTAGTTGTGGTTGCTGGGCTTGATCTGTCCCAAGAAGATGAAGGGCGTGACAGGGCGAGCCTTCTCCTTCCTGGTAGACAGATGGATCTCATCTCTGCAGTTTCTACTGCAAGTGAAAAGCCTATCATTTTGATTCTACTTGGTGGTGGACCAATTGATATATCATTTGCCAAAGTAAACCCACGAATTGGAAGCATTCTCTGGATAGGATACCCCGGTGAGGCTGGTGGGCAAGCGGTTGCAGATACCATCTTTGGAGAGTTCAATCCAG GTGGACGTCTTTCAATCACTTGGTATCCTGAATCATTTATCAGCGTGCCAATGAATGACATGAGCTTGCGACCTGACCCTTCACGAGGCTATCCAGGACGAACTTATCGGTTCTATACTGGAGAAGTGGTATATGAATTTGGATATGGATTGAGTTATTCCAATTACAGCTATAAATTCATATTGGTGCCGGACAAAGTAGTTTTATCGACTGATACCAACAAGGCCAGTCCTAGTAAAAGATTGACCAGCCAGACATTAGATGGGATCGAATATATGCCAGTTGATGAGATAACATCCTGCAATCATGTAAAATTTGAAGTGCCGATTGCAGTCTTCAACCATGGGGATATGGATGGCAGCCACGTGATAATCTTATTTGGTCGAGCATCCGCTCCAATTAGGGGAGCCCCACACAAAACTTTAATTGGATTTACCCGCGTGCACACAAAATCTTCGAGTGCTGTCCAAGTGAGCATGGGAATTGACCCATGCAAGCATTTTAGTATTGTAAATGAACATGGACTAAAGATATTACCTTTGGGAACTTACCTTCTTATGTTGGAAGGGTTGGAGCATTCGATATCTATTGAACTGTAA